One genomic segment of Vespa velutina chromosome 10, iVesVel2.1, whole genome shotgun sequence includes these proteins:
- the LOC124952456 gene encoding micronuclear linker histone polyprotein-like — MRIWILLTTFLIVSILTTEVFGKKVKSEEVESSNSVQEKHRKKREIVNSESKEEISVKEGRDLKGHDKSKKKKKISSFSEPNSLDGLKESQKSHHTTKSKNGHNKNGEVKADHDKKVRHAKEKYKNKDLNSKNKQHNRRRPRDLEEENKMLKEKKVKEKKTESETEAETEAETKAEIKTETERDSKKLKNQDKKKKKSKMVNINSGEPEDPKVEKNKIHSKSKSTIYADNIDSTKEIKSNKKLKLDKKTKKKSQCQHLKNKKVEESNAEDSINANDIEKDKDGTSENKTRHVDNKINGEIEEFNYKEEEKESTLVSEDKVECEENENFEEHDCCFNKENFDEEVNVDV; from the exons ATGCG GATTTGGATTTTATTAACAACGTTTTTGATAGTCAGTATATTGACTACAGAAGTATTTGGAAAGAAGGTAAAGTCAGAGGAAGTTGAATCTTCTAATAGTGTTCAAGAGAAacacagaaagaaaagagaaattgtgAATTCTGAATCGAA aGAAGAAATTTCAGTAAAGGAAGGGAGAGACTTAAAGGGGcacgataaatcgaaaaagaagaaaaagatttcttctttttccgaGCCAAATTCTTTGGATGGATTGAAGGAGTCACAAAAGTCGCATCACACGACAAAGTCAAAGAATggacataataaaaatggagAAGTTAAAGCTGATCATGATAAGAAGGTACGACACGCGAAGGAAAAATACAAGAATAAAGATTTAAACTCGAAGAATAAACAGCATAATAGAAGGCGTCCGAGGGATttagaagaagagaacaagatgttgaaggagaagaaggtgaaggaaaagaagacgGAGTCGGAGACAGAGGCGGAGACGGAAGCGGAGACGAAAGCggagataaagacagagacagaacgtgattcgaaaaaattgaaaaatcaagataaaaaaaagaaaaaatcgaagatGGTCAATATTAACAGCGGAGAACCTGAAGATCCTAaggttgaaaaaaataaaattcatagtAAATCGAAGTCCACGATTTATGCGGATAACATTGATTCcacgaaagaaattaaatcaaataagaaGCTTAAGCTTGacaaaaagacgaaaaaaaagagccaGTGTCAACATTTGAAGAACAAAAAGGTAGAGGAATCGAACGCCGAAGATTCTATTAATGCaaatgatatagaaaaagataaggatgGGACATCCGAAAATAAGACTCGTCATGTAGACAATAAGATTAATGGAGAAATAGAAGAGTTTAATtataaggaagaagagaaagaatcgaCGTTGGTGTCGGAAGATAAAGTCGAATgcgaagaaaatgagaattttGAAGAACATGATTGTTGTTTTAACAAGGAGAACTTCGATGAAGAGGTTAATGTCGATGTTTAA